A single region of the Neotabrizicola shimadae genome encodes:
- the clpP gene encoding ATP-dependent Clp endopeptidase proteolytic subunit ClpP, with protein MRDPIDTYMNTLVPMVVEQTSRGERAYDIYSRLLKERIIFLAGPVHDGMSSLICAQLLFLEAENPSKEIAMYINSPGGVVTSGLSIYDTMQYIRPKVSTLVIGQAASMGSLLLTAGEKGMRFSLPNSRIMVHQPSGGYQGQATDIMIHAQETLKLKRRLNEIYVKHTGNSYETVEAALERDNFMSAEDAKAWGLIDEILDSRGKSEDETK; from the coding sequence ATGCGCGATCCGATCGATACCTACATGAACACGCTGGTTCCCATGGTCGTCGAGCAGACGAGCCGGGGCGAACGCGCCTATGACATCTATTCGCGCCTGTTGAAGGAGCGGATCATCTTTCTCGCGGGCCCCGTGCACGACGGCATGTCCAGCCTGATCTGCGCGCAGCTTCTGTTCCTCGAGGCCGAGAATCCCTCGAAGGAAATCGCGATGTACATCAACTCGCCCGGCGGCGTCGTGACCTCGGGCCTGTCGATCTATGACACGATGCAGTACATCCGCCCGAAGGTTTCCACCCTGGTCATCGGGCAGGCCGCCTCGATGGGCTCGCTCCTGCTGACGGCGGGCGAAAAGGGAATGCGCTTCAGCCTGCCCAACAGCCGCATCATGGTGCACCAGCCCTCGGGCGGCTATCAGGGCCAGGCCACCGACATCATGATCCACGCGCAGGAGACGCTGAAGCTGAAGCGCCGCCTGAACGAGATCTACGTCAAGCACACCGGCAATTCCTATGAAACGGTCGAGGCCGCGCTGGAGCGCGACAATTTCATGTCGGCCGAGGATGCCAAGGCCTGGGGCCTCATCGACGAGATCCTCGACAGCCGCGGCAAGTCCGAGGACGAGACGAAGTAG
- a CDS encoding ABC transporter substrate-binding protein, translating into MIAWATLGSAVPKGRARAQTADWEAVVKAARGQTVYWHAWGGDPKINAFIDWVGGLATDRYGVDLVQVKLASTADAVARVLAEQQAGTTEGGAVDLIWINGENFAAMKAQGLLGAPFATQLPNWKFVDTKGKPATVTDFTEPTEGLESPWAMAQLVFEYDSAKLPEPPRTLDALADWVIANPGRFTYPQPPDYLGTTFLKQVLYGTMADPGAMQMPVDEATYQAQVSPLWAFLDRITPALWRQGKAYPTNEPALGQLLADGEITVSLAFNPGRASAEIAAGTLPDTIRTFTLEGGTIGNASFVAIPFNAAHREGAMVIANLLLDPEVQARAADPAVLGFQTVLDLSALPEPDRARFDALVLGPATLPPDRLGPALLEPDASWMTRVSQDWIARYGVAQ; encoded by the coding sequence ATGATCGCCTGGGCGACACTCGGTTCCGCCGTGCCCAAGGGCCGGGCGCGGGCCCAGACAGCCGACTGGGAGGCCGTGGTCAAGGCCGCACGCGGGCAGACCGTGTATTGGCACGCCTGGGGCGGCGACCCGAAGATCAATGCCTTCATCGACTGGGTGGGTGGCCTTGCTACCGACAGGTACGGCGTGGATCTGGTTCAGGTGAAGCTCGCCTCTACCGCCGATGCCGTGGCGCGCGTTCTGGCCGAGCAGCAGGCCGGCACCACCGAGGGCGGCGCGGTCGATCTCATCTGGATCAACGGCGAGAACTTCGCGGCCATGAAGGCGCAGGGCCTTCTGGGCGCGCCCTTCGCGACCCAATTGCCGAACTGGAAATTCGTCGACACCAAGGGCAAGCCCGCCACCGTGACGGATTTCACCGAACCGACCGAGGGGCTGGAAAGCCCCTGGGCCATGGCGCAGCTGGTCTTTGAATACGACAGTGCGAAGCTGCCCGAGCCGCCGCGCACCCTGGATGCGCTGGCCGACTGGGTCATCGCCAACCCCGGCCGCTTCACCTATCCGCAGCCGCCGGATTATCTGGGCACGACCTTCCTGAAGCAGGTGCTTTACGGCACGATGGCCGATCCCGGCGCCATGCAGATGCCGGTGGACGAGGCGACCTACCAGGCGCAGGTGTCCCCCCTCTGGGCCTTCCTCGACCGCATCACCCCGGCGCTCTGGCGGCAGGGCAAGGCCTATCCGACCAATGAGCCCGCCCTTGGCCAATTGCTGGCCGACGGCGAGATCACCGTCTCGCTGGCCTTCAACCCCGGCCGCGCCTCTGCCGAAATCGCCGCCGGCACGCTGCCCGACACGATCCGCACCTTCACGCTGGAGGGCGGCACCATCGGCAATGCGAGCTTCGTGGCCATCCCGTTCAACGCGGCACACCGCGAGGGGGCGATGGTCATCGCCAACCTGCTGCTGGACCCCGAGGTGCAGGCCCGTGCCGCCGACCCGGCGGTCCTGGGCTTCCAGACGGTGCTGGATCTCTCTGCCCTGCCCGAGCCCGACCGCGCCCGGTTCGATGCGCTGGTGCTTGGTCCGGCGACCCTGCCGCCCGACCGGCTGGGTCCCGCGCTGCTGGAACCCGATGCCAGCTGGATGACCCGCGTCTCGCAGGACTGGATCGCCCGTTACGGGGTGGCTCAGTGA